A DNA window from Fragaria vesca subsp. vesca linkage group LG3, FraVesHawaii_1.0, whole genome shotgun sequence contains the following coding sequences:
- the LOC101311842 gene encoding uncharacterized protein LOC101311842, translated as MGLSGFFLISMLHSGICLVSGAFMMFYSNEFSVFNHGLETASKLQGSTPHDQLLIQTSSSFSGWLLFAIGFLLFMVAFVKDAKFQSFFAKGCVLLHIFMAIWRVYFVREVEDLARDWPKQVLGDITLALSWVFLLMYSWREKYD; from the coding sequence ATGGGGTTATCTGGGTTCTTCTTGATTAGTATGCTCCACTCTGGTATATGTCTCGTAAGTGGAGCTTTCATGATGTTCTACTCCAATGAATTCTCTGTGTTCAATCATGGCCTTGAGACAGCAAGTAAGCTTCAAGGGTCAACACCTCATGATCAACTCTTGATCCAAACTTCAAGTTCCTTCTCGGGTTGGCTTCTGTTTGCCATTGGGTTTCTTCTGTTCATGGTGGCTTTTGTCAAGGACGCTAAATTCCAGAGCTTCTTTGCTAAAGGGTGTGTGTTGCTTCACATTTTCATGGCTATTTGGAGAGTTTACTTTGTGAGGGAAGTTGAAGACCTTGCCAGAGATTGGCCTAAGCAGGTCCTCGGAGACATCACGTTGGCGCTTTCCTGGGTTTTTCTTCTCATGTATTCATGGAGGGAGAAGTATGATTAG
- the LOC101302252 gene encoding probable calcium-binding protein CML25-like — MARGTAVKRKIFSEKRCDINLKDSEAGLGFNKFDVNGNGKISPSELDAIMGSLVHLTTEDELRSMILEVYADGNRFIDINEVMELNTNGINWAETMQNLKDAFSVYDIDGNGSISVAELSAVPSHSS, encoded by the exons ATGGCACGTGGCACGGCTGTCAAACGTAAAATTTTCTCAGAGAAGAGATGTGACATTAATTTAAAAG ATAGCGAAGCTGGATTAGGTTTCAACAAATTCGACGTGAACGGCAACGGCAAGATCTCGCCATCGGAGCTCGACGCGATCATGGGAAGCCTCGTTCACCTAACGACGGAGGACGAGCTCCGGTCGATGATCCTGGAGGTGTACGCCGACGGCAACAGGTTCATCGACATCAACGAGGTCATGGAGCTCAACACCAACGGGATCAACTGGGCGGAGACGATGCAGAATCTGAAGGACGCCTTCTCCGTCTACGACATCGACGGCAACGGCTCGATCTCGGTGGCAGAGCTTTCCGCAGTGCCTTCGCATTCATCATGA
- the LOC101302543 gene encoding uncharacterized protein LOC101302543 translates to MNTFFTISSHFLKPKSKTLLHPILHSLTSTRLISKSTSIPKKMDRVRDHAYDNYMEIEKKIRKVLKFQTLILSQPNQIIQASRLDLLARRLGFKPHEAAAFVLKFPHFFEIYEHPVQRILYIRLTRKAHLQIEQENRALQAQVPDAVTRLRKLVMMSNTGRVRLEHVRIARYEFGLPDDFEYSVVLKYPQYFRLFDADETRNKYIELVERDASLGVCAIERLREIEYREKGIDAEDIRFSFIVNFPPGFKIGKYYRIAVWKWQRVPYWSPYEDVSGYDMRSLEAQKRMEKRAVAVIHELLNLTVEKKITLERIAHFRMAMDLPKKLKEFLLQHQGIFYISTRGNHGKLHTVFLREAYRKGELIEPNDLYLARRKLAELVLMSPRKAKMDSELVSYHRDWGDDERGFIGRDHVENAFDDFGGSNDDRQERDSHIGGDYDSDTDDGCDRTLDEKDVPATD, encoded by the coding sequence ATGAACACCTTCTTCACCATCTCCTCCCATTTCCTCAAACCCAAATCCAAAACCCTCCTCCACCCAATCCTCCACAGCCTCACCTCCACCCGCCTCATCTCCAAATCCACCTCCATCCCCAAGAAAATGGACCGCGTCCGCGACCACGCCTACGACAACTACATGGAAATCGAGAAAAAAATCCGCAAAGTCCTCAAATTCCAAACCCTCATTCTCTCCCAACCCAACCAAATCATCCAAGCCTCCCGCCTCGACCTCCTCGCCCGCCGCCTCGGCTTCAAACCCCACGAGGCCGCCGCCTTCGTCCTCAAGTTCCCTCACTTTTTCGAGATTTACGAGCACCCGGTCCAGCGCATCCTCTACATCCGCTTAACCCGGAAAGCCCATCTCCAAATCGAGCAGGAGAATCGGGCCCTCCAGGCCCAGGTCCCTGACGCCGTGACCCGGCTCCGGAAGCTGGTCATGATGTCCAATACGGGTCGGGTCAGGCTGGAACATGTTCGGATTGCGAGGTATGAGTTTGGGCTACCCGATGATTTCGAGTACTCTGTTGTGCTTAAGTACCCTCAGTATTTTAGATTGTTTGATGCTGATGAGACTAGGAATAAGTACATTGAGTTAGTTGAGAGGGATGCTAGTTTAGGTGTGTGCGCTATAGAGAGGCTTAGGGAGATTGAGTATAGGGAGAAGGGGATTGATGCCGAGGATATAAGGTTTTCGTTTATTGTGAATTTTCCACCCGGGTTTAAGATTGGGAAGTATTATAGGATTGCGGTGTGGAAATGGCAGAGGGTGCCGTATTGGAGTCCTTATGAGGATGTAAGCGGGTATGACATGAGGTCTCTTGAGGCGCAGAAGAGGATGGAGAAGAGGGCGGTGGCGGTGATTCACGAGCTGTTGAATTTGACTGTGGAGAAGAAGATTACGTTGGAGAGGATTGCGCATTTTAGGATGGCGATGGATTTGCCAAAGAAGTTGAAGGAGTTTCTTCTTCAGCATCAGGGGATTTTCTACATTTCAACCAGGGGGAATCATGGGAAGCTGCATACGGTGTTTCTTAGGGAGGCGTATAGGAAGGGGGAGTTGATTGAGCCGAATGATTTGTATTTGGCGAGAAGGAAGTTGGCTGAGTTGGTGTTGATGAGCCCGAGGAAGGCAAAAATGGATAGTGAGTTGGTTAGTTACCATAGAGATTGGGGAGATGATGAGAGGGGGTTCATTGGAAGAGACCATGTTGAGAATGCTTTTGATGATTTTGGGGGTTCCAATGATGATAGGCAGGAGAGGGACTCGCATATAGGTGGTGATTATGACTCCGATACTGACGATGGTTGTGATAGAACTCTGGATGAAAAGGATGTCCCTGCAACAGATTGA
- the LOC101301958 gene encoding adipocyte plasma membrane-associated protein-like, translated as MVAWCQFTEVTPFSYSVEEQNPVLFIQNFLQLVFSADDSGRVLKYNPTTKETTVLERNLQFPNGLSLSKDGSFFVFCEGAKGRLRKYWLKGEKAGTSEVFAVLSGFPDNVRTNNNGEFWVALHCRRSMYTYFCALFPKIRKVILKLPISAKIQFLLHIGGWPHGIVVKYSPEGKLLQILEDSTGKVVKAISEVEEKDGKLWMGSVLMPFIAVYDLS; from the exons ATGGTAGCATGGTGCCAATTTACAGAAGTAACCCCTTTCTCTTATTCAGTTGAAGAGCAAAACCCTGTTCTCTTTATACA GAACTTCCTGCAGTTAGTTTTCTCTGCAGATGATTCTGGCAGGGTTCTAAAGTACAACCCAACCACCAAGGAAACAACTGTTCTCGAAAGGAATCTCCAATTCCCAAATGGTCTGTCCCTGAGCAAAGATGGTTCCTTCTTTGTTTTTTGTGAAGGAGCTAAGGGGAG ATTACGCAAGTATTGGTTGAAAGGTGAAAAAGCAGGAACTTCAGAAGTGTTCGCTGTGCTGTCTGGATTTCCTGACAATGTCAGAACTAATAATAATGGTGAATTTTGGGTAGCACTCCACTGTCGCAGGTCCATGTACACATATTTTTGTGCCTTATTCCCAAAAATAAGAAAAGTGATACTCAAGCTTCCCATTTCAGCTAAGATTCAGTTCCTGCTTCACATTGGGGGCTGGCCTCATGGAATTGTTGTCAAGTACAGCCCAGAGGGTAAGCTTTTGCAGATTTTGGAAGACAGTACAGGAAAGGTTGTTAAAGCTATTAGTGAAGTGGAAGAAAAGGATGGAAAACTATGGATGGGAAGTGTTTTGATGCCCTTCATTGCTGTCTACGACCTATCTTAA
- the LOC101302537 gene encoding uncharacterized protein LOC101302537 translates to MDTDDVVEVAAPVACSRKLRKNKQVILQDVIEIDKDDSAAAIFIHEKFDRTIKGKAVKSSSDGHHIYQSEEAVLHTSLGSSGMQTFGSVNGIEITKDVAPASNHFIDLDGPNSDASADDVDDYTDTSFEEFDYAFLQSHFDNVGIPPGIEAPVPHIPWLLNPPKTNVSSVSGSSSVDTRCQMKSDYVGSHGHELYPWDPFSFDFKPAAIGSSSLKTPADGISHPKGWYQSSWKLPKAARSRKKHSAPHPQGSAPSLPVGAEPSKSRRFLGALQRKKKLFSSSSSAKYDAMKFNTGAETSLFGHLPNIAIDPFGIQSPTAWLSDSLFPTSAKPHHSSFYSPTGSIYPPPGGLAGVPWVKGVSQAHQNVTAASLSTTPARQLTTQEIDVIMQKYKGFKQFDTVEDYSDHHYTLAGTLNGNSMTQPPKNWAKRIQEEWKSLEKDLPETVFVRVYETRMDLLRAVIVGAEGTPYHDGLFFFDVSFPSGYPSVPPHVYYHSGGLRLNPNLYACGKVCLSLLNTWSGSSKEMWIPGVSTILQVLVSIQGLILNTKPYFNEPGYASMNGSAAGETRSLQYNEDTFLLSLTTMVYMMRRPPKHFEDFVVGHFRNRAHDILVACKAYMDGAQVGCLVKGGVQDVDEGDKSCSQRFKDSLAGHMPMLVKEFMQIGVKDCEKYLSPAVNGNEEIGSMPQAATSMVSC, encoded by the exons ATGGATACCGACGACGTTGTCGAGGTTGCTGCTCCGGTCGCTTGCTCTCGGAAACTGCGGAAGAACAAACAG GTGATTTTGCAGGATGTGATTGAAATTGACAAAGATGATTCTGCTGCTGCAATATTTATTCATGAGAAATTTGACAGAACTATCAAAGGAAAGGCAGTGAAAAGCTCTTCAGACGGTCACCATATTTATCAATCAGAG GAAGCTGTCCTCCATACTTCTCTTGGTTCCTCCGGTATGCAAACCTTTGGATCAGTCAATGGGATCGAAATTACTAAGGATGTCGCCCCAGCATCAAATCACTTTATTGACTTAGATGGTCCCAATTCTGATGCATCTGCTGATGATGTTGATGACTATACTGATACTAGTTTTGAAGAGTTTGACTATGCTTTCTTGCAATCCCATTTCGATAATGTGGGTATCCCTCCTGGAATAGAGGCACCTGTCCCACATATTCCTTGGTTGTTAAATCCTCCTAAAACTAATGTAAGTTCGGTTTCTGGAAGTAGTTCTGTTGATACAAGGTGTCAAATGAAATCAGATTATGTTGGCAGCCATGGACATGAGCTGTATCCTTGGGATCCTTTTAGTTTTGACTTTAAGCCAGCTGCTATAGGCAGTTCAAGCTTGAAGACCCCAGCAGATGGAATCAGTCACCCAAAGGGATGGTATCAGTCATCTTGGAAACTTCCAAAAGCTGCTAGAAGCAGAAAGAAACACTCTGCTCCACATCCCCAAGGTAGTGCTCCTAGTCTCCCAGTTGGAGCAGAACCATCAAAATCTCGAAGGTTCTTAGGAGCTTTGCAACGTAAAAAAAAGCTATTTTCTTCAAGTAGTTCAGCTAAATATGATGCAATGAAGTTCAATACTGGAGCTGAGACATCTTTGTTCGGACATTTACCCAACATTGCAATTGATCCTTTCGGAATACAGTCGCCCACTGCCTGGTTGTCAGATTCTTTGTTCCCAACTAGTGCTAAACCACATCATTCAAGTTTCTACAGTCCAACTGGTTCCATATATCCTCCTCCTGGAGGATTAGCAGGTGTCCCTTGGGTTAAGGGTGTTTCCCAAGCTCATCAAAATGTCACTGCTGCAAGTCTTTCAACTACCCCTGCTAGACAATTGACTACCCAGGAAATAGATGTGATTATGCAGAAGTACAAGGGTTTTAAACAATTTGATACAGTTGAAGATTATTCTGACCATCATTATACTCTTGCTGGTACACTCAATGGTAATTCCATGACTCAG CCACCAAAGAACTGGGCAAAGAGAATTCAGGAAGAGTGGAAGAGCCTGGAGAAAGATCTGCCTG AAACAGTATTTGTTAGAGTTTATGAGACAAGGATGGATCTATTGAGAGCTGTAATTGTTGGAGCTGAGGGTACTCCTTACCATGATGGTCTCTTTTTCTTTGATGTTTCCTTCCCCAGTGGTTACCCCAGTGTGCCGCCG CATGTCTACTACCACTCTGGTGGCCTTCGACTAAATCCTAATTTGTATGCTTGTGGGAAAGTATGCCTCAGCCTTCTCAACACCTGGTCTGGGAGCTCTAAAGAGATGTGGATCCCGGGTGTTTCCACCATTCTACAAGTTTTAGTGTCAATACAAGGGCTGATCTTGAATACAAAGCCCTACTTTAATGAGCCTGGATATGCATCTATGAATGGTTCAGCAGCTGGTGAAACGAGGTCGCTGCAATATAATGAGGATACTTTCCTCCTATCTTTAACAACTATGGTATACATGATGAGGAGGCCTCCCAAG CATTTTGAGGATTTTGTTGTGGGGCATTTCCGGAATCGTGCTCATGACATTTTGGTGGCATGTAAAGCATACATGGATGGCGCTCAAGTTGGATGTCTGGTCAAAGGTGGGGTTCAGGATGTTGATGAGGGAGATAAGAGTTGTTCTCAGCGGTTTAAGGATTCTTTAGCAGGGCACATGCCGATGCTTGTCAAAGAGTTTATGCAGATAGGTGTCAAGGATTGCGAGAAATATTTGTCACCAGCTGTAAATGGGAACGAGGAGATTGGTAGTATGCCTCAGGCTGCAACATCAATGGTTTCTTGTTAG
- the LOC101312426 gene encoding cytochrome c oxidase copper chaperone-like: protein MGGLVTENTSSALALPAMQPNQGSAVANSSSDTKPKKKICCACPDTKKLRDECIVQHGEDACSKWIEAHKTCLRAEGFNI from the coding sequence ATGGGCGGGCTGGTGACTGAAAATACTTCCTCTGCCTTGGCTCTGCCAGCCATGCAGCCAAATCAAGGGTCAGCCGTCGCAAACTCCAGCTCGGACACTAAGCCAAAGAAGAAGATCTGCTGTGCTTGCCCTGATACAAAGAAGCTGAGAGATGAATGCATTGTGCAGCATGGTGAAGATGCTTGCTCAAAATGGATTGAGGCTCACAAGACGTGCCTCCGTGCAGAGGGCTTCAACATTTGA